From the genome of Neomonachus schauinslandi chromosome 5, ASM220157v2, whole genome shotgun sequence, one region includes:
- the LOC110586555 gene encoding RNA-binding protein 4-like: MVKLFIGNLPREATEQEICSLFEQYGKVLECDIIKNYGFVHTEDKKAAEDAILNLHHYKLHGVNINVEASKNKSKTSTKLHVGNISPTCANKELWAKFGEYGPVIECDIVKDYAFVHMERAEDAVEALRGLDNREFQGEPPSLGGGLNIGCMQKIGWISKGRGLG, translated from the exons ATGGTGAAGCTGTTCATTGGAAACCTGCCCCGGGAGGCCACAGAGCAGGAGATCTGCTCACTCTTTGAGCAGTATGGGAAGGTGCTGGAATGTGACATCATTAAGAACTACGGCTTTGTGCACACAGAGGACAAGAAG gcggCCGAGGATGCCATACTCAACCTGCACCACTACAAGCTGCACGGGGTGAACATCAACGTGGAAGCCAGCAAGAATAAGAGCAAAACCTCCACAAAGTTGCATGTGGGCAACATCAGTCCCACTTGTGCCAACAAAGAGCTTTGGGCCAAGTTTGGGGAGTACGGTCCAGTCATCGAATGTGACATTGTGAAAGATTATGCCTTCGTACACATGGAGCGGGCAGAGGATGCAGTGGAGGCCCTCAGGGGCCTTGACAACAGAGAGTTTCAAGGTGAACCACCCTCTTTGGGAGGAGGGCTGAACATAGGCTGTATGCAGAAAATAGGTTGGATAAGTAAAGGGAGGGGTTTGGGGTAG